Proteins encoded in a region of the Zea mays cultivar B73 chromosome 2, Zm-B73-REFERENCE-NAM-5.0, whole genome shotgun sequence genome:
- the LOC103648075 gene encoding phytosulfokines: protein MAAPPTSAPRRTALPLLLVLVSAVLLLLLLLSVVAGHATRAVAAASSTRSQEEQQRDVSKVGAEERSSMSMSFAAGDDERCGSEGVGGGGEDEECLMRRTLAAHTDYIYTQGQGGGHS from the coding sequence ATGGCGGCGCCACCAACATCGGCACCACGGCGGACCGCCCTGCCGCTGCTGCTGGTGCTGGTGTCTgctgtcctcctcctcctcctcctcctctccgtCGTCGCCGGCCACGCGACGAGAGCTGTGGCGGCGGCGAGCTCGACGAGAAGCCAAGAGGAGCAGCAAAGAGATGTGAGTAAGGTAGGCGCCGAGGAGAGGTCGTCGATGAGCATGAGCTTCGCGGCGGGCGACGACGAGCGGTGCGGCAGCGAAGGGGTAGGAGGAGGAGGAGAGGACGAGGAGTGCCTCATGAGGAGGACGCTGGCGGCGCACACCGACTACATCTACACCCAGGGCCAGGGAGGAGGCCACAGCTAG
- the LOC100193577 gene encoding uncharacterized protein LOC100193577 — MAWLARSIANSLIATEEEPEATDRGPSASPGSSSPPRGVREDLSELTGALANRFQGIASFLAPAAPGGGGALRRPDPAEIAGRFRAGLARLPGRQAVADLARIASSLLPPEGDADWAEEAAGVTEEVVAFARDAASRPELWLDFPLLPDDADSDDFDMTDAQQDHALAVESLAPELADLRIELCPSHMSEDCFWKIYFVLLHPKLRKDDADILSTPQILEARDKLSQEVRYRTELQGSHGDTVPVALGDEGGVSGSLVEGLGVLKGQDDSAMLTSFSNTDYGKPQPIEQDKDIVSVHTIGETGAVSSDNTGSSGVPVQLVPVSRDTTTVAPLSRTEESTHDLSTEDEAAAEEEEEQGLQMSEIPLTDSSPPKDGQQKQPLAAISERSGADYQKSDNVEDGGDGVEDDDGDEWLEEEAWDPGNTQIPIADDEDVSFSDLEEEDDGAA, encoded by the exons ATGGCGTGGCTCGCGCGCTCCATCGCCAACTCCCTCATCGCTACTGAGGAAGAACCCGAAGCAACCGACCGGGGCCCCTCGGCCTCCCCGGGCTCGTCCTCTCCCCCGCGCGGCGTCCGCGAGGACCTCTCCGAGCTAACCGGCGCGCTCGCGAACCGCTTCCAGGGCATCGCCTCCTTCCTcgcgcccgcggcgcctgggggcggagGCGCCCTGCGCCGGCCGGACCCGGCCGAGATCGCGGGCCGGTTCCGCGCCGGCCTCGCGCGGCTCCCGGGCCGCCAGGCCGTAGCGGATCTCGCCAGGATCGCGTCCTCGCTCCTGCCCCCTGAGGGCGATGCAGACTGGGCGGAGGAGGCAGCGGGGGTCACCGAAGAGGTGGTCGCGTTCGCGCGGGACGCGGCATCGCGGCCCGAGCTATGGCTCGACTTCCCCCTCCTCCCCGACGACGCGGACTCGGATG ATTTTGACATGACTGATGCGCAGCAAGATCACGCCCTGGCCGTGGAAAGCTTGGCGCCCGAGCTGGCTGATCTGAGGATCGAGCTCTGCCCCAGCCACATGAGCGAGGACTGCTTCTGGAAGATATACTTCGTACTGCTGCATCCTAAGCTCAGGAAGGATGATGCCGACATTTTATCCACTCCACAG ATTCTGGAAGCTAGGGACAAGTTGTCGCAGGAGGTGCGGTACCGGACGGAGTTACAAGGCAGCCACGGCGACACCGTACCTGTGGCTCTCGGCGATGAAGGTGGCGTTTCAGGTTCTCTTGTAGAGGGTTTGGGCGTATTGAAGGGCCAAGACGACTCCGCCATGCTCACGTCTTTCAGCAACACGGACTACGGCAAGCCACAACCGATCGAACAGGACAAGGATATTGTATCGGTTCATACGATCGGCGAGACTGGAGCTGTTTCTTCGGATAATACCGGTAGCAGCGGTGTACCTGTACAGCTAGTGCCCGTGTCGAGAGACACCACCACCGTGGCGCCACTATCTAGGACGGAAGAAAGTACGCACGATCTCTCTACGGAAGACGAAgcagcagcagaagaagaagaggagcaGGGTCTGCAGATGTCTGAGATACCTTTGACGGACAGCTCTCCCCCTAAAGATGGTCAACAGAAACAACCACTGGCTGCCATCAGTGAGCGATCAGGAGCTGACTATCAGAAAAGTGATAATGTTGAGGATGGCGGCGACGGCGTCGAAGATGACGACGGGGATGAATGGTTGGAAGAGGAAGCATGGGACCCGGGAAACACGCAAATTCCGATAGCAGATGATGAAGACGTGTCTTTCAGTGATCTGGAGGAGGAAGACGATGGTGCGGCCTGA